In Chitinophagaceae bacterium, a genomic segment contains:
- a CDS encoding AI-2E family transporter, translated as MYKKFIRSVVLTVLLLIAVLWYFSSIFFYIIISLILCTLLKPFIHKLESINVFHHKIPRFFGIIISFSLIICFAAFFIFLFVPLISEEIEIISSLNFEDIWGNIKQPIANFEKTLVKKKILEKEIFIIESLKHWMLDIIGKINILSTINIVFIFTKNIFITLFAVLFITFFLLLEKGHIRINIINIIPNKYFEVYINTLLTIEKLLESYIKGIALQISLIFVISASLLYIFEIQYPLTIAAFSALLHIVPIVGPIVSTLTALFIGITTSLSMHSSEINFVILKILILYSIVYGLDNILFQPIIFSKSVKAHPLEIFVAIICGGEIAGIEGMIFAIPFYTIIRVMTIAIFRNYREYTIFK; from the coding sequence ATGTATAAAAAATTTATCAGGAGTGTTGTTCTCACTGTTCTATTACTCATAGCAGTTCTTTGGTATTTCAGTAGTATATTTTTTTACATTATTATATCGCTGATACTCTGCACTTTATTAAAACCATTTATACATAAGTTAGAATCTATAAATGTTTTTCATCATAAAATACCTCGTTTTTTTGGTATTATAATTTCTTTTTCTCTTATTATTTGTTTTGCTGCTTTTTTTATATTTCTTTTTGTTCCTTTGATATCGGAAGAAATAGAGATAATTTCTTCTCTTAACTTTGAGGATATTTGGGGAAATATAAAACAACCAATAGCAAACTTTGAGAAGACATTAGTGAAAAAGAAAATTTTAGAAAAAGAGATTTTTATAATAGAATCTTTGAAACATTGGATGTTAGATATAATTGGCAAGATTAATATTTTATCTACCATTAACATTGTATTTATTTTCACAAAAAATATTTTCATAACGCTATTCGCAGTGTTATTTATTACTTTTTTTCTGTTATTAGAAAAAGGTCATATAAGGATAAATATTATAAACATTATACCTAATAAATACTTTGAAGTGTATATAAATACCCTTTTGACAATAGAGAAATTATTAGAAAGTTATATTAAAGGCATTGCATTACAAATTTCTCTCATTTTTGTAATAAGTGCTTCCCTCTTGTATATTTTTGAAATACAATACCCCTTGACCATCGCCGCTTTTTCTGCACTCTTGCATATAGTTCCTATTGTAGGTCCTATTGTTAGTACTCTCACAGCTCTTTTTATAGGTATAACTACTTCGTTGAGCATGCATTCTTCGGAAATTAATTTTGTTATTTTGAAAATCCTTATTTTATATAGTATTGTCTATGGATTAGATAATATTCTTTTTCAGCCAATTATATTTTCTAAAAGTGTCAAAGCACACCCTTTAGAGATATTTGTTGCTATTATATGTGGGGGAGAAATAGCAGGGATAGAGGGTATGATATTTGCCATTCCTTTTTATACTATTATAAGAGTTATGACGATAGCTATTTTTAGAAATTACCGTGAGTATACAATTTTCAAATAA